A region of Candidatus Liberimonas magnetica DNA encodes the following proteins:
- a CDS encoding cation diffusion facilitator family transporter, with protein sequence MNEKVKYAKLSIISNSGLILLKFIVGIITGSVSIISEAIHSAMDLAASLIAYVSVRLSDTPPDKGHPYGHQKIENISGVIEAMLIIMASFFIIREAIKKLIQHQHVTMVGWGFAVMLVSAVVNIIVSKKLYKVARKEESVALEADALHLKADVYTSFGVSLGLLILWITDLHFLDPIVAIIIALLILKEAFEMLKQAYTPLLDSQLSDDEVKKVGAVLDKYKDIFTGFHELRTRRAGKMKYIDLHLNAPKDMTIKEYHENCDLIETDIETALKNTNVLVHIEPCTDQCGGCVLKDKSKYCKSGS encoded by the coding sequence ATGAATGAAAAAGTTAAATATGCAAAATTATCAATAATATCGAATTCCGGGCTGATACTCTTAAAGTTCATCGTAGGCATCATTACGGGTTCTGTAAGTATTATATCCGAGGCTATCCATTCAGCAATGGATCTGGCAGCAAGCCTGATAGCTTATGTATCAGTCAGACTATCAGATACGCCTCCGGACAAAGGGCACCCTTACGGGCATCAAAAAATAGAAAACATTTCCGGTGTCATAGAAGCTATGTTAATAATTATGGCATCATTTTTTATAATCCGTGAAGCTATAAAAAAACTTATCCAGCATCAGCATGTCACGATGGTAGGCTGGGGCTTTGCAGTTATGCTGGTCTCTGCCGTGGTAAATATCATTGTATCGAAAAAGCTTTACAAAGTGGCCAGAAAAGAAGAATCGGTCGCTCTGGAAGCCGACGCGCTGCATTTAAAAGCAGATGTCTACACCTCTTTCGGCGTTTCTCTGGGGCTTTTGATCCTGTGGATAACCGACCTCCATTTTCTTGACCCGATAGTGGCGATAATCATCGCTCTGTTGATATTAAAAGAAGCGTTCGAAATGTTAAAGCAAGCATACACTCCGCTTCTGGATTCACAGCTTAGCGACGACGAGGTGAAAAAAGTCGGGGCTGTCCTGGATAAATATAAGGACATCTTTACCGGGTTTCATGAACTAAGGACAAGGCGGGCAGGAAAGATGAAGTATATAGACCTTCATTTAAACGCTCCTAAAGACATGACTATAAAAGAATACCATGAAAATTGCGACTTGATAGAGACAGACATAGAAACAGCCCTGAAAAACACTAACGTACTGGTCCATATAGAACCGTGTACGGATCAATGCGGCGGATGCGTTCTAAAGGATAAAAGCAAATACTGTAAAAGCGGGAGCTAA
- a CDS encoding radical SAM protein, whose product MLNQIDSLIREHIKIKLGINKQNEIRRLIFEICQRENILPQKIFEEKILQNIINDKNTGYLGKFLKIKGCLLGRRYPNAIKEKDFNVFLNIGFDKKGNSEKICNEKFYPEHIFIENAAKDSRLANNLVKLFPDIKTEYITSIKDYRKENILLKDNLRNRDFNSGEIASPSARNDTSLVIARSDATKQSNLRKRDIFVTAQSFDFAKACPCTKGVINCNYHIINLGFGCPFDCTYCYLQQYTNFPGIILNSNLDYFLDKVGSYLNKFKNKTVRIGTGEFTDSLALDNITEYSKALVPFFSDKNVLFELKTKSSNVKNLIGLKHNNKTVVSWSLNPEKIVQNEEFGTATLAERLKAAKICYNNGYKIGFHFDPVIYYDDWEKGYRETVNLMCDTVPDIEWISLGSFRFNRMLKPVIEQRFPHTKYIYDELVIGHDKKMRYYKALRIDIYKKIFAWIRKRNSKTAVYLCMEPKDVWEIIFGKEKPYWL is encoded by the coding sequence ATGTTAAACCAAATAGATAGCCTGATCAGAGAACACATAAAGATTAAACTCGGCATAAACAAACAAAATGAGATAAGAAGGCTCATTTTTGAGATCTGCCAGAGAGAGAACATCCTGCCTCAAAAAATATTTGAAGAAAAGATTTTGCAAAACATAATTAACGACAAAAATACCGGTTATCTGGGAAAATTCCTGAAAATAAAAGGCTGCCTCCTTGGCCGCAGGTATCCTAACGCCATTAAAGAAAAAGATTTTAATGTTTTTCTTAATATCGGTTTCGATAAAAAAGGAAATTCTGAAAAAATATGTAACGAAAAGTTTTACCCTGAGCATATATTCATTGAAAATGCCGCCAAGGATTCCCGTCTAGCAAATAATCTGGTTAAGTTATTCCCCGACATAAAAACAGAATATATAACAAGTATCAAGGATTACAGAAAAGAAAATATACTTTTAAAAGATAATTTAAGAAATAGGGATTTCAATAGCGGAGAGATTGCTTCGCCTTCGGCTCGCAATGACACTTCTTTAGTCATTGCGAGAAGCGACGCGACGAAGCAATCTAATTTAAGAAAAAGGGATATTTTTGTCACGGCTCAAAGTTTTGATTTTGCAAAAGCCTGCCCTTGTACAAAAGGCGTTATTAACTGCAATTACCATATAATAAACCTTGGTTTTGGCTGCCCGTTCGACTGTACGTACTGTTATCTACAGCAATATACGAATTTTCCGGGTATAATTTTAAATTCAAACCTGGATTATTTTTTAGATAAGGTAGGCTCATATCTGAACAAGTTTAAAAATAAAACCGTCAGGATAGGTACGGGCGAGTTTACAGATTCCCTTGCTTTAGATAATATTACGGAGTATTCGAAAGCCCTTGTCCCGTTTTTTTCTGATAAAAATGTATTGTTTGAATTAAAAACTAAAAGCAGTAATGTCAAAAACCTGATAGGATTAAAGCACAACAATAAAACCGTAGTCTCCTGGTCTCTTAACCCCGAAAAGATAGTTCAAAACGAAGAGTTTGGAACTGCCACGCTGGCTGAGAGGTTAAAGGCCGCAAAAATATGTTATAATAACGGATATAAAATAGGGTTCCATTTTGACCCTGTCATTTATTATGATGATTGGGAAAAAGGTTACAGAGAAACCGTAAACCTGATGTGCGATACAGTGCCTGATATAGAATGGATAAGCCTGGGCAGTTTCCGGTTTAACAGGATGCTTAAACCGGTCATCGAGCAGAGGTTCCCGCATACAAAATATATTTATGATGAACTGGTGATAGGGCATGACAAAAAAATGAGGTATTATAAGGCACTGCGGATAGATATTTATAAGAAGATCTTCGCCTGGATAAGAAAAAGAAATAGTAAAACTGCGGTTTATCTTTGTATGGAACCGAAAGATGTATGGGAAATTATTTTTGGGAAAGAAAAACCATACTGGTTATAA
- a CDS encoding P-II family nitrogen regulator, whose protein sequence is MSFNLITCIVERGKADRIVDEALKAGATAATMYYARGRGIKEKLGILGRLIAPEKEVILIVTKKDQTDNIFNTISIAAQLDVPGKGFAYVQPVEKIAGALL, encoded by the coding sequence ATGAGTTTTAACCTTATTACTTGTATCGTTGAAAGAGGAAAGGCTGACAGGATCGTTGACGAGGCACTCAAGGCAGGGGCAACCGCAGCGACTATGTATTATGCAAGAGGCAGAGGTATAAAGGAAAAACTTGGAATTCTTGGAAGGCTCATTGCTCCTGAAAAAGAAGTTATTTTGATAGTAACAAAAAAAGACCAGACAGATAATATTTTTAATACAATTTCAATTGCCGCCCAGCTTGATGTCCCGGGCAAAGGTTTTGCCTATGTACAGCCCGTTGAAAAAATAGCCGGAGCTCTATTATAA
- a CDS encoding radical SAM protein: MFGTLDYEGIVIRPPSEAESLIIQITLGCSDNRCIFCPAYKEKYFRIKDLHVIEKEIIKASKYYPDTRRLFFADGDAVTIKQEELIKIFETALRSFPKLTRISLYGSIKSLKAKSVNDLIELKKRKLNLIYLGFETGDQEVYKLINKYGSPLENLETCLKLKEAGIKVNTTVILGLGGKKLSCQNAVNTAKLLNNSRPDQIAALTLMIAKNTPLYAMEKQGIFKPLEGFEFIEELNNLIKNMDDFNCLFFSNHASNYFPIQARFPKDKPYVLKELNGILTRKDKNILAPEWQRGL, translated from the coding sequence ATGTTCGGTACTTTAGATTATGAAGGTATTGTTATAAGGCCTCCCAGCGAAGCTGAAAGCCTGATAATCCAGATCACTTTGGGTTGTTCGGATAACAGGTGTATATTCTGTCCTGCTTATAAAGAAAAATATTTCCGGATAAAAGATCTTCATGTAATAGAAAAGGAAATAATCAAGGCTTCAAAATATTATCCTGATACAAGAAGACTATTCTTCGCTGACGGAGACGCTGTAACAATTAAACAGGAAGAGCTAATTAAAATATTCGAGACGGCTTTAAGGTCCTTCCCTAAACTCACCAGAATAAGCCTTTATGGTTCGATAAAAAGTTTAAAGGCTAAATCCGTGAATGATTTAATCGAACTTAAAAAAAGAAAACTCAATCTGATTTACCTGGGTTTTGAAACAGGCGACCAGGAAGTATATAAACTTATTAACAAATATGGTTCGCCCTTGGAAAACCTTGAAACCTGCCTTAAGCTAAAAGAGGCAGGGATCAAAGTTAATACAACCGTTATTCTCGGGCTTGGCGGTAAAAAATTATCCTGCCAAAACGCCGTTAATACGGCAAAACTCTTGAACAACTCAAGGCCTGACCAGATCGCAGCTCTGACGCTAATGATAGCCAAAAATACCCCGCTTTATGCTATGGAAAAACAAGGGATTTTTAAACCCCTTGAAGGGTTCGAGTTCATCGAAGAACTAAATAATTTAATTAAGAACATGGATGATTTTAATTGTTTGTTTTTTTCAAACCACGCATCGAATTATTTCCCAATACAAGCACGGTTTCCGAAAGACAAACCTTATGTCTTAAAAGAGCTCAATGGCATACTGACAAGGAAAGACAAAAATATCCTTGCTCCGGAATGGCAAAGAGGGCTGTAA
- a CDS encoding TIGR04013 family B12-binding domain/radical SAM domain-containing protein, whose product MAKKLNIIFRWSNYNHYTLSALIGLVDEKLDPRKFYISTKESAKDIINEVNSNKSINILCYSFMVTEFESVKNEIRELKNVLKDKIIIICGGSFTTAVPKAALGAGADIAFRGETEESFPDFLNKLYDSGKLPENRIIDPLPLKNFDDYPPFAYKRGFFGPIELRRGCLNRCTFCQTPQIFPKIRERSIEYAKHYNKYLIEAKRDRVSFIISDALSYGAKGGRVNLKYLEDFLSGIRKTKINIMYGNFPSEISSHSLALYPEAAGILRKYIQNRKIIIGAQSGSDNVLKIMKRKDTKKDVLESVKILSANGFIPIVDILFGVPEETKKDRIQTLEFMKSLLLLYKNIQFNLHYFIPLPGTVFANTAPEPIEDDIKEEIVKFVKIGVVLGDFFRQVEFGRKLA is encoded by the coding sequence ATGGCAAAAAAACTCAATATAATTTTCAGGTGGTCTAATTATAACCATTATACCTTATCTGCGCTTATCGGCCTCGTTGATGAAAAGCTTGATCCCAGAAAATTTTACATCTCCACAAAAGAGAGCGCTAAGGATATAATAAACGAAGTGAACTCAAACAAATCTATTAATATCCTTTGTTATTCGTTCATGGTAACTGAGTTTGAAAGCGTTAAAAACGAGATAAGAGAGCTGAAAAACGTTTTAAAAGACAAAATAATCATAATTTGCGGAGGCAGTTTTACTACGGCAGTTCCAAAGGCGGCACTTGGGGCCGGTGCAGATATAGCTTTTAGGGGTGAAACAGAAGAGTCTTTCCCTGATTTTTTAAATAAGTTATATGATTCGGGAAAACTCCCTGAAAACAGGATAATTGATCCTCTTCCGCTTAAAAACTTTGATGATTACCCTCCGTTTGCCTACAAAAGAGGTTTTTTCGGGCCTATCGAACTAAGAAGAGGCTGCTTGAACAGATGTACCTTTTGCCAGACCCCTCAAATATTCCCAAAAATAAGGGAAAGGAGCATAGAATATGCAAAACACTATAACAAATACCTTATTGAAGCAAAAAGAGACAGGGTTTCTTTCATTATTTCAGATGCCCTCTCATACGGTGCAAAAGGCGGGAGGGTAAATCTAAAGTATCTGGAAGATTTTTTATCAGGAATAAGGAAAACAAAGATAAATATAATGTACGGGAACTTCCCTTCGGAAATATCCTCACACAGCCTTGCGTTATATCCCGAAGCCGCAGGTATTTTAAGGAAATATATACAGAACAGGAAGATAATAATTGGTGCTCAAAGCGGGAGCGATAATGTGTTAAAGATAATGAAAAGGAAAGATACAAAAAAGGATGTTTTAGAATCAGTTAAAATACTTTCAGCCAATGGATTTATCCCTATTGTTGATATTTTATTCGGTGTGCCGGAAGAAACCAAAAAAGACAGGATTCAAACCCTTGAATTCATGAAATCCCTCCTTCTTTTATATAAAAACATTCAGTTCAACCTGCATTATTTTATCCCGCTTCCCGGGACTGTTTTTGCAAACACAGCTCCGGAACCCATAGAAGACGATATAAAGGAAGAGATAGTGAAATTTGTAAAAATCGGAGTAGTTCTGGGAGATTTCTTTAGACAAGTCGAATTTGGCAGGAAATTGGCTTAA
- a CDS encoding SemiSWEET transporter, with the protein MSFYIGIIAGILCTISFIPQVYVVIKTRNTKDLSLTTFTIFAIGVFLWFIYGLLIHEMPVIIANLATLVMIIIIIIMKIKHG; encoded by the coding sequence ATGAGTTTTTATATAGGGATAATAGCCGGAATATTGTGTACGATTTCGTTCATACCTCAGGTATATGTAGTCATAAAGACCAGAAATACAAAAGACCTGTCCCTGACCACTTTTACAATTTTTGCAATTGGCGTATTTTTATGGTTTATCTACGGCCTTTTGATCCATGAAATGCCCGTCATTATCGCAAACCTTGCCACCCTTGTAATGATAATAATCATCATCATAATGAAAATCAAACACGGGTAA
- a CDS encoding transcriptional repressor has product MEIINKKLQSKGIKPTYQRLKILKYFEGNHIHPTVDMIYRDLVKEIPTISRTTVYNTLDMLCRSGLMTYINITGTEVRYDALTDRHHHFLCEKCKKIFNMDFKCPICNKEEVDGHIVKELHGYLIGTCKECNKNG; this is encoded by the coding sequence ATGGAAATTATTAATAAAAAACTACAATCCAAGGGCATAAAGCCGACTTATCAACGCCTTAAGATACTTAAGTATTTTGAGGGTAACCATATACACCCGACAGTTGATATGATCTACAGGGACCTTGTAAAAGAGATACCTACTATCTCGCGCACAACGGTTTATAACACGCTTGATATGCTGTGCAGGTCCGGGCTTATGACTTATATAAATATAACCGGGACTGAAGTGAGGTATGATGCTTTAACAGACAGGCACCACCATTTCCTGTGCGAGAAATGCAAAAAGATATTTAATATGGATTTTAAATGCCCTATATGCAATAAAGAAGAAGTAGACGGGCACATAGTAAAAGAATTGCACGGGTATCTTATAGGTACCTGCAAGGAGTGCAATAAGAATGGATAA
- a CDS encoding ferritin-like domain-containing protein, translating to MDKNTGKEFVNLLHDALEKEYNDAFLYLKEAEIFKKKIVGGDKLSIVFENFSKEEFRHADRVAMKIIELGSKADYNFRPVAIEPSLRDTLRSHTEKETQAYFVYGRLIELCDDTDFNIILKGIRENEKEHLDKITHILKKLK from the coding sequence ATGGATAAAAACACCGGAAAAGAATTTGTAAACCTGTTACACGACGCCCTGGAAAAAGAATATAACGATGCATTCCTTTATTTAAAGGAAGCGGAAATATTCAAGAAGAAAATAGTCGGAGGAGATAAGCTCTCTATAGTTTTCGAGAACTTTAGCAAAGAAGAATTCAGGCATGCGGACAGGGTCGCAATGAAGATCATAGAACTCGGGAGTAAAGCCGATTACAATTTTAGGCCGGTTGCGATAGAGCCTTCCCTTCGCGACACACTGCGGAGCCATACCGAAAAAGAAACCCAGGCATATTTTGTGTACGGGCGATTGATAGAGCTTTGCGATGATACGGATTTTAATATCATTTTAAAAGGTATCAGGGAAAATGAAAAGGAGCATTTGGATAAAATAACGCATATTTTAAAGAAACTTAAATAG